The Cupriavidus necator N-1 DNA window ACGGGCGCTCCGCCGTCAGCAGCGAGCGCGCCGGACCGGTGATCTCGCAGACCACCGAATCGGGCGCCATGCGGGCACCTTCCTGCTGCAGCCAGCGCACTTCCAGCGCCGGGTCGACTGCACGCATGCAGGCATCGAACCAGGGCTGGCCGCATAGCACGGCGGACTCGCGCACGATCACGCGTGCGCGCGCCGCCTTGGCCGCAGGTACCAGCAGGCCGGTCAGATCGCCGCTGCCGACATCCTCGGCAATGGCGGCCTGCACATTGGCTTGCAGCGCGGCCTGCAGCGCCGGGCCATAGCTGTCGAAAATCGGGTTCACGCTCATGCCGGGCCAATCCCCTGGAACAGCGCCTGTTCCTTGGCCAGGTCTGCCGACGGACGCACATTGCGCTTCTGCGCGGCGGCGAAGTCCAACATGCGGTTGATGCAAGTCACCGCCTGGCGCCCGGTCACCGGGTCGACATGGATCTCGTTGCGGCCGGTTTCCAGCACCTCGGCCAGGTTGGTGAGCGCGTTCATGGCCATCCACGGGCAGTGCGCGCAGCTCTTGCAGGTGGCGCTGTTGCCGGCCGTGGGCGCTTCAATGAAGTGCTTGCCGGGCGCCGCCATGCGCATCTTGTGCAGGATGCCGTTGTCGGTGGCGACGATGAACTCGGTCGCGTCCAGCTTCTGTGCGGCCTCGATCAGCTGCGAGGTGGAGCCGACCACGTCGGCCTGCGCCACCACGTTTTCCGGCGATTCCGGATGCACCAGGATCTTGGCGTTGGGGAATTCGCGGCGCAGCAGGTCCAGCTCGATGCCCTTGAACTCGTCGTGCACCAGGCACGAGCCCTGCCACAGCAGCATGTCGGCACCGGTCTGCTTCTGGATATAGCTGCCCAGGTGCTTGTCCGGCGCCCACAGGATCTTCTTGCCCTGCGCATGCAGGTGCTCGACGATCTTCAGGCCGATGCTGGAGGTCACCATCCAGTCCGCGCGCGCCTTCACGGCGGCGCTGGTGTTGGCGTAGACCACCACGGTGCGGTCCGGGTGCGCATCGCAGAAGGCGGCGAACTCGTCGGCCGGGCAACCCAGGTCGAGCGAGCAGGTCGCGTCCAGGTCCGGCATCAGCACGGTCTTCTCGGGGCTCAGGATCTTGGCGGTCTCGCCCATGAAGCGCACGCCCGCCACCACCAGGGTCTGGGCCTCGTGGTCGCGGCCGAAGCGGGCCATTTCCAGGGAGTCGGAGACGCAGCCGCCGGTTTCCTCGGCCAGGTCCTGCAGGTCGGCGTCGACGTAATAGTGCGCCACCAGCACCGCATTGCGCTCCTTGAGCAGGCGGCGAATACGTGTCTTCAGGGACTGGCGCTCGTCGGGCGTCAGCACCGGCGGCACCTTGGCCCAGGCATGGGCCACGCAGCTACCGCCAGTGGCGTTTTCGGCATCCGACAGGTTCGGCTTTTCGAACTCGACGGTCTTGATCGATTGTGGGGTCATCTCCGGTACTCCTCTAGACCTCCGCCAGCAAGGGTGCGGCCCGGCCAGAATATTGGGGAGTTTATCTAAAACAAAAGCCCCGCCATGGGCGGGGCTTTGTCAAACCATACGGCGCGGCCGAATTGTATCAGGCGTAGCGGCGCAGGCGCAGCGAGAAATCTTGCAGCGCCTGGATGCCACTGGCCTCGGCACGATGGCACCAGGCCTGCAGCTGCTGCAGCAGCTGCTCGCGCGTCAGGTTGGAACGGCCCCAGATGGCGGCCAGTTCACGGCGCATTTCGACGAAGGTCTGCAGCGCCTTGTTCTGTTCGACGATGCTGGCGAGCTGTTCGCGCTGCGGCGCGGCCAGCTTGGTTTCCTCGCGGTGGAACCACTTGCTGGCCGGCTTGAAGCTGCGGTACTCGGCCACGCCGCCTTCCTTGAGCTTGTCCAGTTCCTGGCGGAACGCGCCCTTGACGGCCTTGGCGTAGCGCGCCATCACGTCATAGCGGTTGGCGATGATCGCTTCCAGCGTGTTGTGGTCAACCGGGCGGGCTTCCACCAGGCGCGCCTTGGGCGGGGTCTTCTTGACCTTGGCCAGGCCGACTGCCTGCATCGCGCGGATATAGCCCCAGCCCACATCGAACTCATACCACTTGATCGAGAACTTGGCCGAGGTCGGGTAGGTGTGGTGGTTGTTGTGCAGTTCTTCGCCACCAATGATCAGACCCCACGGCGACACATTGGTCGAGGCGTCCTCGCAATCGTAGTTGCGATAACCCCACCAGTGGCCAAGGCCGTTGATGATGCCGGCGGCATGGATCGGGATCCACAGCATCTGCACCGCCCACACGGTCATGCCGATCACGCCGAACAGCGCCAGGTCGATGATCAGCATCAGGCCGACACCCTGCCAGCCGAAGCGCGAGTACACATTGCGCTCGACCCAGTCATTGGGGCAGCCATGGCCGAACTTGGCGATGGTTTCCTTGTTCTTGGATTCGGCCCGATACAACTCCGCGCCCTCCAGCAGCACCTTGCGGATGCCGCGGGTCTGCGGGCTGTGCGGATCTTCTTCGGTTTCGCACTTGGCGTGGTGCTTGCGGTGGATGGCGGTCCACTCGCGCGTGACCATGCCCGTGGTCAGCCAGAGCCAGAAGCGGAAGAAATGCTGGGCGATCGGGTGCAGATCCAGCGACCGGTGCGCCATGCAGCGGTGCAGGAAGATGGTGACGCCGGCGATCGTGATATGCGTCATCACGAGCGTGTAGATGACGATCTCCCACCAGGTCCAGTTGGCAAGGCCGTTGGCGGCCCAGTCAAGAATAGTGTCGAACAAACTGTTCTCCGTCAGTTAAACAGGGACTTTCCCGTGCAGCCCGGCGGGGCCGGTGCACGCAATGCGCAGAAAAAAGGCTGCGAATCCAAGTGATTGCGATAGCTTTCTGGCGCCTGCCAC harbors:
- the nadA gene encoding quinolinate synthase NadA, which encodes MTPQSIKTVEFEKPNLSDAENATGGSCVAHAWAKVPPVLTPDERQSLKTRIRRLLKERNAVLVAHYYVDADLQDLAEETGGCVSDSLEMARFGRDHEAQTLVVAGVRFMGETAKILSPEKTVLMPDLDATCSLDLGCPADEFAAFCDAHPDRTVVVYANTSAAVKARADWMVTSSIGLKIVEHLHAQGKKILWAPDKHLGSYIQKQTGADMLLWQGSCLVHDEFKGIELDLLRREFPNAKILVHPESPENVVAQADVVGSTSQLIEAAQKLDATEFIVATDNGILHKMRMAAPGKHFIEAPTAGNSATCKSCAHCPWMAMNALTNLAEVLETGRNEIHVDPVTGRQAVTCINRMLDFAAAQKRNVRPSADLAKEQALFQGIGPA
- a CDS encoding DesA family fatty acid desaturase, producing MFDTILDWAANGLANWTWWEIVIYTLVMTHITIAGVTIFLHRCMAHRSLDLHPIAQHFFRFWLWLTTGMVTREWTAIHRKHHAKCETEEDPHSPQTRGIRKVLLEGAELYRAESKNKETIAKFGHGCPNDWVERNVYSRFGWQGVGLMLIIDLALFGVIGMTVWAVQMLWIPIHAAGIINGLGHWWGYRNYDCEDASTNVSPWGLIIGGEELHNNHHTYPTSAKFSIKWYEFDVGWGYIRAMQAVGLAKVKKTPPKARLVEARPVDHNTLEAIIANRYDVMARYAKAVKGAFRQELDKLKEGGVAEYRSFKPASKWFHREETKLAAPQREQLASIVEQNKALQTFVEMRRELAAIWGRSNLTREQLLQQLQAWCHRAEASGIQALQDFSLRLRRYA